In the genome of Candidatus Dormiibacterota bacterium, the window GCTCGCCACCTTGCCGAGGCTCTCCCCGATCGACGCGAGGTGGCTTGCGGGGCCGCCTCCCACCCTGGCGAGAACCGCGTTCACGATGGTCAGCGAGACCACCAGCGCGAGGGCGATGACCCCGAACAGGATCCCGGTGAGATAGCCGAGGGTGGAGGCGTCGAGAGCCGCGAGCATCAGCGTCGCGCCCCCTGGGTCTGGCCGAGGTGCCGGGTCAGCACCTTCTCCAGGACCACGCCGTGCGCCTCGACGGTGCGCGCGACCTCGAGCAGCTCGCCGGCGACCCGGAGGGTCTCGGCCAGCTGCGCGGCGGGCTCGCTGTTGGCCCGGATCTGGGCCGCGGCCGCGGCCGCGGCCGCCGCGTGCCTGTTGATCTTCAGGGCCACCGCGATCAGCCGCGCCAGCAGGACCAGCAGCACCGGCACGATCAGCACCGTCACCACCAGCAGGAAGATCGCCCAGGCGTTCAGGAACGCGTCACTGGGGACGAAGGCCAGCAATCCCATGTCCTCTACTCCTGCGCCTGCACGAACGTGATCAGATGACCGTCGATCGACTGGAGGCCGGCACCGATGGTGCGCAGCTCCTTGTTGACCTCGGGAATCGCGTTGAGGATCGCCGTCTCGGCCACGATCGCCTTGAGTGCGCCGACGATCTTCTCGAGGTCACTCCCCTGGCGGGCGCCGAAGCCGCGCAGCACCCGGGTGATCGCGATCACGTAGCCCGCGACCACCAGCAGCAGTGCGAGCGCCGCCACCATGGTCAGGCCCAGCATCAGCTCCGGCACAACCCAAGCCCTCCTGTCCGCCTCGTCCTGATCCGAACCCCGGTGCTCACCTGCTCCAGGTGCCCAGGCTCGGGGTGACCTTGTCCCGCGGGCTGACGCACGTGGGGCAGTGCTTGCAGACCTTGCCGTGACCGGCGATCGCCGCGCACACCTCGTTGATGTGCAGCGCGGTCGTCCGGATCGGCACCACCGCGCCGTACACGCTCACCAGCAGCCGCAGCCGGGTGGTGTTGTCGAGGATCTTGGCGCCGGCGCCGAGGATCGTCGAGACGTTCCCGCCGATGTTCCTGGCGATGACCAGGATGTTGGTGAGCAGCCCTGCGGCCACGATCACCACCACGAAGGCGACCGCCACGGCGATCCACCAGAGGGTGTACACCTCGACATCGCTGACCGCGAGCATCGTCACCTCCCTCCTCCCGGGCCCGCGGCCGCGGTCGCCAGGATGGCGGCCCCGCCTGCCTCGATGCCCCGGACCGTGTTGAGAAGATCCACACCCACCGCCACCGTGGTCTCCACGGCTGCCAGCGGGGTGGTGTTCTCGAGGATCCGTAGCGCCGTCACGATCACCGTGTCGGCGTATTCGTCGATGGTCAACGCGCTCTTGGTGATGCCCCAGATCAGCCAGACCACGACGATGACCGCCATGGCCGATCCGAGCACACATGCCACCCACACGCTGAACACCGTGGTGTCACTGAACTCTGCGAGCACCCGTCACCTCCTCCACTTCCCTGGATCGGCCGGACGTTACCAATCGGGTTGGTAGGTGCCAATAGGAGCTAGCCAGGTATACCCATAACGCCTCTAGTGGCATGCCACGGACGGCCGGGGGTGGCGGGGGTCGCCGTCCCGGAGGCGCTCGCGAGACCTCCCCCGTCGGGGGGAGGGCGATCGGGGGAGGCATAGGGTAATCCCCGCGCCGCGGGATCGCCACCCCCTTTTCACACTGTGGTTTACGAGAGGTTGATGGCCGGGTACCACACTGTCGTCATGAGCGAGCTCCACACGCCCGTCCCCCCGGCCGCGCCCGCCCCCGCGGGGTGGCTGCCCCCTCCCCCGTCGGGCTGGTCCGCGGCGCCGCCGGCCGAGACCCCGCGCCCGGCATCCCGCCGCGGCGGCCTCCTCGGGGGACTGCTGGCGCTGCTCCTCGGCGCCGGCAAGTACGGCCTGGTCCTGCTCAAGGTCGGCAAGCTGGGGCCGACGCTGATCTCGATGGTGATCAGCCTGGGGCTGCTGACCCTCACCTTCGGGCCCGCCTTCGGCGCCGGGGTGCTGGCGCTGATCGCGGTCCACGAGTTCGGCCACCTGCTCTTCGCCCGCCACGAGGGCGTGCCCGTGGGCATGCCGATCTTCCTCGGGCCCCTCTGCGCGGTCATCGGCATGCGCCGGCCGCCGGCGAACGCGCGCCAGGAGGCGGTCATCGCCATCGGCGGCCCGGTGGTCGGCACCGCCGGCGCCCTGGTGGTGCTGCTCTGGGGGCTCAGCCTCCCCACCGGCTACCTCCACGGCCTGCTGGTCAGCGTCGCCTACTTCGGCTTCTTCCTCAACCTCTTCAACCTGGTGCCGATGACCCCCCTCGACGGCGGCCGGGTGGCGGGCGCGCTGAGCCGCTGGGCCAACGTGTTCGGCCTCGCCGTGGTCGCCCTCTACGTCGCCGTCTCGCTCGCCGCCGGGTCGCTCAACCCCTTCCTCGTCCTCATCCTCCTGCTCGGCGGCCTGAGCACGATGCAGCGCTTCCGCCAGGCGCGCACCAACCCGGAGTACGCGGTGATGCCGCCGGCCACCCGGCTCTGGATCGGCGCCGCCTACCTCGGGATGCTGCTGGTCACAGCGGTCGGCATGAGCGTCAGCCACGGCCTGCTGCCGGTGAACACGGGGATCTAGGGAGCCCCCCCGGCCCTCTCCCGGAGCCGGGCCGACACGGCGGGGTCGAGCGCGGCGCCGATCGCCGTCCAGGCCATCGCCACCGCGCCGTCGACCACCGCCCGGTCGGCGGCGGCGCGCACGCAGTGGGCGGCGAACTCGGGCTGGTGGTTCGAGGAGGGCAGGGCGTCGATGTCCATCATCGGGTGGATCGAGGGGATCGCCAGGGAGACGTTGGCCATGTCGGTCGAGCCCACCATCCGGTCGGCCGCCCCCCCGGGCTCGGCGAAGCGGCGGCCGAGCTCCTCGGCGCTGCGCCGGTAGAGGCCGGCGAGGTCGGGGTCGAGGCGGAACTCGGAGTAGGGCCGCGGGTCGCCGTGGAAGGTGAGCTCGCAGCCGGTGGCGAGCGCACCCGCCTCGAAGCAGGCGCGCACCCGGGGCTCGAGGTCGGCGAGCTCGGCGAGGGTGGCCGAGCGCGCGTACCACCTCCCCTTCGTATGCGCCGGGACCACGTTGGGGGCGCCCCCGCCGAGGGTGACGATGCCGTGGACCCGGTCGGTGGGGCGCAGGTGCTGGCGGAGCAGGCCGATCGCCACCTGGGCGACGGTCATCGCGTCGGCGGCGTTGATCCCGTCCTCGGGGTGGGCCGAGGCGTGGGCCGCCCTGCCCGTGTACTCGATCCCGAGGTGGGAGACGGCCAGGCAGGGCATCGAATCGCGCTCGTAGGGGAAGGGGTGGATCATCAGGGCGGCGTGGACGCCGTCGAAGACCCCGCGCTCGAGCAGGAGGATCTTGCCGCCGCCGTCCTCCTCGGCGGGAGTGCCGATCACCCGCACCCGCACCCCGATGTCGCCGGCGACCCGGGCCAGCGCCACCCCGGCACCGACCGCGGCGGCGGCGATGATGTTGTGGCCGCAGGCGTGGCCGACCTCGGGGAGGGCGTCGTACTCGGCGCAGACGGCGATGGTCAGGGGGCCGTCCCCGGCCTCGGCGACCAGGGCGGTGGGCAGGTCGCCGGCCCCGATCCGCACGTCGAGGCCGGCGGCGTCGAGCTCCGCGGCCACCCACTCGCAGGCCCGCACCTCCTCGAAGGCCAGCTCGGGGTGGGCGTGGATGCGATGGCTCAGCGCCAGCAGCCGGTCGCGGCTCTCCTCGACGGCGGTTCGCGCCGCCTCTCGCGCATCCATGGGCCACCACCTCTGAGAACGCGAACGGCGGCGGCGGGAGACCCGCCGCCGCCGATGATGCTGCGGTCGGAGTCGTCAGGTCCGCAACAGGCGGGCGCGGCGCAGCCGGGTGTGGACGACGACGACCACGGAGACGTCGAAGGTGAACTCGACGAGGGCGACCGCGATCACCGCCCAGGCGAGCGTCCAGGCCACCACCGGCGCCCCGACGATGGCGCAGAGCGAGGCGAGCACCAGCACGAGGCCGGTGGCCGCCTCCCCGAGGCGGTGCGGCGCCGGGTCCTCGGCGGTGAGCCAGGGACCCGCCAGCCGGGTTGCGGGAAGCACCTGGGCGCTGATCCGGCGTGGCACCGAGAGCGCCGGGTGTGCGGTGGCGGCGAGCAGGGCGACCGCCACCAGGGGCAGCACCAGCTCGAACGCCGGCGAGGAGAGGGAGAGCGCCCAGCCGCCGGCCAGCAGCGCCATCACCAGCACCCGCTGGATCCGCGCCGCGGTGCGGTCGACGGGGGTCACTCCCGCGACCCCGGTCCGGGCCCTCGCCAGCGCCCGGGTCAGCGGGCCGGGCCGTCCCGGGGCCGCTTGACCGACGTAGCGGGGCGCCGCCGGCAACGCCGTGGCCCACGACCAGCTCGGCCGCTCCACCGACACCGGCGGGGGCGGTTCGGCGGCGGCCGCCGGCGATGGTGCGGCGGGCGCGGGAGCCGGATCGGCGGGCGCGGGAGCCGGGTCGGCGGGCGCGGGAGCCGGATCGGCGGCGGGGGCGGCGGCGCCCCAGGACCACGCGGGCGGGCGGGAGGGCGCCTCCTCCGTCACCCGGACGGCGGGCGGCGGGTCGGGCGGCGCGGCCGCGGGCGCCGGGGCCGGGGCCGGTTCGGGCGGAGACGCGGCCGCCGGGGGCGGCGCGGCGGTCGAGCCGTCGCCCCACGCCCACGAGGGCCGCGCCGCCATCTGCAGCCCCCCCTGCTGCGGATCCTCCTCGTGCCTCTGGACACCCATGGTCGACCCCCTCCCGCGGCCCGGTGACATCTGCGCTGATGGGAGCGTGGCCCGCCGGGCAGGCGCCGTCAAGACCCGGCGCTCACCGGCCCTCGTGGCGCATCGCCCACGCCATGTGCGCGCTGTTCCAGGCCGCCGCCGGCGTCCCCTCCCGTCCGATCACGATGAGCCCCCCGCGCCCGCCGACCCGGCGGGCGAGGTGGGCGATGCCCTCCTCGGCGACCGCCGCCGCCACGCCCCCGGCGAGGCGCTCGACGGTCCGGTGGCAGAGGACGGTGCGGATGAAGCCCTCCCCCGCCCCGGTGGCGCAGGCGGCCCCGGCCTCGTCGTCGGCGTAGAACCCGGCGCCCGGCAGCGGCGAGTCGCCGAGGCGCCCGGGACGCTTGCCCGAGATGCCGCCCGTGGAGACGGCGACGGCGACGTGACCGCCGTCGTCCCGGGCGACCGCGCCGACGGTGTCCGCCGGCGGGGTGGCGCCCCGGCGGGCGGCGACGAACACCGCCGGGTCGCAGCGCTCGATCCCGCGCTCGGCGGCGAACCGGGTGGCGCCCTCGCCGACGAGCAGGACGTGGCGGCCGTCCTCCATCACCGCGCGGGCGAGGTCGACGGGGTGGCGGACGTCGCGCACCGCCCCCACCGCGCCGGCGCGGAGGCCGTCGCCGAGCATCACCCCGGCGTCGAGCTCCGCCTCGCCGTCGGCGTTGAGGCAGGCGCCCAGGCCGGCGTTGAGCGCCGGGGCGTCCTCCATCAGCCGGACGGCCGCGATCACCGCCGCCAGCGCGCCGCCGCCGATCGCCCCCCAGCCGGCCTCGAGCGCCGCCTCGACCGCCGCCTGGCTGGCCGCACGCTGGGCCGCGGGACGGTCGCCGGCGCCGCCGTGGACGATGAGCGCGGCCTGCGCCACCGCTCAGCGGCGGCGGGACTCGCCGGCGCGGGCGGAGGGCGCCGCGTCGCGGAGGACGCAGGCGAAGAGGCCGGTGATCGAGTCCGGGTCGGGGAAGCCGGCGAGGTCGGCGACCATCACGAGGTGGCCGCCCCCGGCCGCCTCGCGGCGACGGCGGAAGAGGGTCAGCGCCTCGTCGTCCGCCGGCTTCTCGGTGAGCCCGAAGACCGCACCGTCGCAGATCAGGGTGAGGATCTCCTTCTGCTCGCGGCGGGCCAGACCGACGCCCACCACCTTCGCCTCCGCCAGCCGCTTCGCGATCGGCCCCGCCGAGGCCGCGGCGACGCCGAGGATCACCGCCGGCAGCCCGGCCTCGCCGCCCATGCTCTCCGGCGAGGCCCCGTGCCACACCGCGGTGGCGCTGAGGGCGTCGACCGCGCTCGCCGGCACCGAGCCGAACCCGATCACGGCACCGTCGGGAAGCAGGTCGGCGACCATCTCGCCGGCGACGACCCGGAGTTCGGAGGGCGCCGGCTCGGCCGCCGCCGCCGCGCCCACCGCGTAGCGGCCGCGCCGGCCGTCGGGCAGGGTGGTCTCGCCCCGGGTGGGCTCGCCGGTCGCGGCGTCCGCCTCGAGGTGGGCGCGGACCGCGGCGAGCGCCAGCGCCAGCACCCGGCTGCGGCCACGGTCGATCTCGCCGGGCTGGTCGCCGTCGAAGGTGAGCATGCAGGGGAGCAGCTTCTCCTTCTCGGGCCACCCGTGGCGGCGGGCGCGGTCGACGTCGGGCGGGATGGCCTCGGCGTCGAGGAGCAGCGCGCAGCTGCCCGCGGGCGGGCCCTCGGCGCCGCCCAGCTGGGCCGGGCCCGCCGCCTGCGGGGTGAGCAGCAGGCCGGGACGGGTGTCGCCGCTGCCGAGCACGGTGGCCAGCCAGTTCGCCTTCTCCGAGCCGACCTTCAGCTCGAGGCCGAGGGGCGCGTCCTCGGCCTGCCGCTCCCAGGGACGGGCGGCGGCGAAGGCGAGCGCCTCGGTGTAGAGGAGGTGGCGGTCGTCGGCAGCGGGGGGCAGGGCGACCGGAGCCCGGCCACCGAGGTGGGCGACGTGGGCGT includes:
- a CDS encoding site-2 protease family protein; its protein translation is MSELHTPVPPAAPAPAGWLPPPPSGWSAAPPAETPRPASRRGGLLGGLLALLLGAGKYGLVLLKVGKLGPTLISMVISLGLLTLTFGPAFGAGVLALIAVHEFGHLLFARHEGVPVGMPIFLGPLCAVIGMRRPPANARQEAVIAIGGPVVGTAGALVVLLWGLSLPTGYLHGLLVSVAYFGFFLNLFNLVPMTPLDGGRVAGALSRWANVFGLAVVALYVAVSLAAGSLNPFLVLILLLGGLSTMQRFRQARTNPEYAVMPPATRLWIGAAYLGMLLVTAVGMSVSHGLLPVNTGI
- a CDS encoding M20 family metallopeptidase encodes the protein MDAREAARTAVEESRDRLLALSHRIHAHPELAFEEVRACEWVAAELDAAGLDVRIGAGDLPTALVAEAGDGPLTIAVCAEYDALPEVGHACGHNIIAAAAVGAGVALARVAGDIGVRVRVIGTPAEEDGGGKILLLERGVFDGVHAALMIHPFPYERDSMPCLAVSHLGIEYTGRAAHASAHPEDGINAADAMTVAQVAIGLLRQHLRPTDRVHGIVTLGGGAPNVVPAHTKGRWYARSATLAELADLEPRVRACFEAGALATGCELTFHGDPRPYSEFRLDPDLAGLYRRSAEELGRRFAEPGGAADRMVGSTDMANVSLAIPSIHPMMDIDALPSSNHQPEFAAHCVRAAADRAVVDGAVAMAWTAIGAALDPAVSARLRERAGGAP
- a CDS encoding DUF4395 family protein is translated as MGVQRHEEDPQQGGLQMAARPSWAWGDGSTAAPPPAAASPPEPAPAPAPAAAPPDPPPAVRVTEEAPSRPPAWSWGAAAPAADPAPAPADPAPAPADPAPAPAAPSPAAAAEPPPPVSVERPSWSWATALPAAPRYVGQAAPGRPGPLTRALARARTGVAGVTPVDRTAARIQRVLVMALLAGGWALSLSSPAFELVLPLVAVALLAATAHPALSVPRRISAQVLPATRLAGPWLTAEDPAPHRLGEAATGLVLVLASLCAIVGAPVVAWTLAWAVIAVALVEFTFDVSVVVVVHTRLRRARLLRT
- a CDS encoding isoaspartyl peptidase/L-asparaginase; the encoded protein is MAQAALIVHGGAGDRPAAQRAASQAAVEAALEAGWGAIGGGALAAVIAAVRLMEDAPALNAGLGACLNADGEAELDAGVMLGDGLRAGAVGAVRDVRHPVDLARAVMEDGRHVLLVGEGATRFAAERGIERCDPAVFVAARRGATPPADTVGAVARDDGGHVAVAVSTGGISGKRPGRLGDSPLPGAGFYADDEAGAACATGAGEGFIRTVLCHRTVERLAGGVAAAVAEEGIAHLARRVGGRGGLIVIGREGTPAAAWNSAHMAWAMRHEGR